A genomic stretch from Hydrogenimonas urashimensis includes:
- a CDS encoding thioredoxin family protein, whose translation MKKMVLVAMIALSSLFAADFEWAKSYENAKQIAAKENKLVFVMFSQETCRMCNYMKEKVFEDEDLANFIALHFVPVDIDINKEKIPEGFRVMGTPTFYIVKPDGEHVGRAIIGGAKAKPFMHRLESYLKR comes from the coding sequence ATGAAAAAAATGGTTCTTGTTGCAATGATTGCACTCTCCAGCCTCTTTGCCGCAGATTTCGAATGGGCAAAAAGTTATGAAAATGCCAAACAGATAGCTGCAAAAGAGAACAAACTTGTTTTTGTCATGTTTTCTCAGGAGACGTGTCGGATGTGCAACTATATGAAAGAGAAAGTCTTCGAAGATGAAGATCTGGCCAACTTCATTGCGTTGCATTTCGTTCCAGTCGATATCGATATCAACAAAGAAAAGATTCCCGAAGGCTTCAGGGTAATGGGTACTCCCACTTTTTATATCGTAAAACCTGACGGCGAACATGTCGGTCGTGCCATTATCGGAGGAGCAAAAGCCAAACCATTCATGCATAGACTTGAAAGCTACCTGAAGCGTTGA
- a CDS encoding copper-translocating P-type ATPase codes for MKRRFIVSVIVTVPILVLSPMIQGWFGFSLQIPYREAIIFILSTFVYIYGGKPFLSMTIEEIKSKKPGMMTLISMAISVAYFYSAMSLVMPGGKEFFWELATLIDIMLIGHYIEAKSVLGAANALQDLVKMMPKTAMRVSPDGTLKEVSVDVLHKGDTILVRPGEKIPADGRVVEGESMTDEAFLTGESKPVYKKVGSDVFMGSTNLDGAMRITITKSGKESYLSQVIELVKEAQSSRSKTQDLANKAAGWLFYGAVGTGAVTFAVWSAIASPMDAVLRSVTVLIIACPHALGLAVPLVVAISTSLAAKRGILIRNRQAFETLRTIDAICFDKTGTITEGRLDVSDVIAKDDKSKLLAMAAAIEQNSEHIIAKAIVNHAKEAGITPQTAENFMAFPGIGAKASVQGHTVMVGGPQLLSKESLKLPETLKSFESSESTKVWVAVDGEVIGVILLTDSIRETSVEAIAALKELGIETWMLTGDNEAVAREVAETCGIDHYRANLLPDEKLRLIRKIQQDGKTVAMVGDGINDAPSLLTADIGIAIGAGTDIAIESADIILTQSDLMSVVHAIRLSLATTKKMVQNLWWASGYNIVAIPLAAGVMAPWGVIIDPAVGAILMSVSTVVVALNAQLLKKA; via the coding sequence ATGAAACGGAGGTTCATCGTCTCGGTCATCGTCACCGTCCCGATACTTGTCCTTTCGCCTATGATCCAGGGGTGGTTCGGTTTCTCTCTCCAGATTCCCTATCGCGAAGCGATCATCTTCATCCTTTCGACATTCGTCTATATCTATGGCGGCAAACCTTTTCTTTCCATGACGATCGAAGAGATCAAATCCAAAAAACCCGGCATGATGACGCTTATTTCAATGGCAATCAGTGTCGCCTACTTCTATTCGGCCATGTCACTCGTCATGCCGGGCGGCAAAGAGTTCTTCTGGGAACTGGCGACCCTGATCGACATTATGCTGATCGGCCACTATATCGAAGCCAAAAGCGTACTGGGAGCCGCCAACGCATTGCAGGATCTGGTCAAAATGATGCCCAAAACCGCCATGCGTGTCTCACCGGACGGTACGCTCAAAGAGGTAAGTGTGGACGTTCTGCACAAAGGTGATACGATACTGGTGCGCCCCGGCGAAAAAATTCCGGCCGACGGTCGGGTCGTCGAAGGCGAAAGCATGACCGACGAAGCCTTCCTGACCGGCGAATCAAAACCCGTTTACAAAAAAGTGGGCAGCGATGTCTTCATGGGAAGCACCAACCTCGACGGGGCTATGCGTATCACGATCACCAAGAGCGGCAAAGAGAGTTATCTCTCCCAGGTCATCGAATTGGTCAAAGAGGCGCAGTCGAGCAGATCCAAAACACAAGATCTCGCCAACAAGGCAGCGGGATGGCTTTTTTACGGGGCTGTCGGTACGGGTGCCGTCACCTTCGCTGTATGGTCCGCGATCGCATCACCGATGGATGCGGTGCTTAGGAGTGTCACTGTTCTCATTATCGCCTGCCCCCATGCACTGGGGCTGGCAGTCCCACTGGTCGTGGCCATATCGACTTCTTTGGCAGCCAAACGGGGAATTCTGATCAGAAACCGCCAGGCGTTCGAAACACTGCGCACCATCGATGCCATCTGTTTCGACAAAACCGGAACAATCACCGAAGGGCGGCTGGATGTTTCGGATGTGATCGCAAAAGATGACAAATCAAAGCTGCTGGCAATGGCCGCGGCAATCGAACAAAATTCCGAGCACATCATCGCAAAAGCGATCGTGAATCACGCCAAGGAGGCGGGTATCACACCCCAAACAGCCGAAAATTTCATGGCATTTCCGGGCATCGGAGCCAAAGCGAGCGTCCAGGGTCATACCGTTATGGTGGGCGGACCGCAGCTTCTTTCCAAAGAGTCTCTGAAGCTTCCCGAGACCTTGAAATCCTTCGAATCGAGCGAATCGACGAAGGTTTGGGTGGCCGTTGACGGCGAAGTCATCGGAGTCATTCTCCTGACCGATTCCATCCGCGAAACCTCTGTCGAGGCAATCGCCGCATTGAAAGAACTGGGTATCGAAACGTGGATGCTCACCGGTGACAACGAAGCCGTGGCACGTGAAGTGGCCGAAACATGCGGTATCGACCACTACCGGGCCAATCTTCTGCCAGACGAGAAGCTGCGGTTGATTCGTAAGATTCAACAGGATGGCAAAACCGTCGCCATGGTGGGAGACGGTATCAACGACGCCCCATCACTCCTGACGGCCGATATCGGCATCGCCATCGGTGCCGGGACCGATATCGCCATCGAAAGTGCCGACATCATCCTGACCCAAAGCGATCTGATGAGCGTGGTTCACGCCATCAGACTCTCGCTGGCCACGACGAAAAAGATGGTGCAGAACCTCTGGTGGGCGAGCGGCTACAATATCGTAGCGATACCCCTGGCCGCCGGCGTCATGGCCCCGTGGGGCGTCATCATCGACCCCGCCGTCGGCGCGATTTTGATGTCTGTCAGCACCGTCGTCGTAGCACTCAACGCCCAACTGCTAAAAAAAGCGTAA
- a CDS encoding TolC family protein gives MMRPLLFWLLFALFAEATTLRQLIDSALAKHPSLQAIEERIAASDYALKRAKNFDNPLLGLSVNNLRLDDFTNRSLEPMQTQAVTITQKFPWFGKRDAKEAIEAAKKAMLFATKEAAEAVLVSRIRQTAYDLWKIDRLIDLTKKTMALTRQNVDLYEAYTASGESGKAHMGIMSAELVLTRLRVTLAKLRAERSKRLALLSYLAFQKIDDLRIDLPQKALPSLDRLIKRIDRSPDLQTRIAQKAIVDKRLAFDKLRTAIDPVVKVGYYHRESYEDYLSVGVGFALPIYGTERSIVEERRARLLARQSEVIDTRQKLLAELEKLHAKARSASEVARLIEKESLPKIDHMFDLIRSDIAAGGDLYKFVDLVEQKLNLQAQMIEAKADYYRTVAQIDATLGEKR, from the coding sequence ATGATGCGACCGCTTCTATTCTGGCTGCTTTTCGCCCTTTTCGCGGAGGCAACGACGTTGCGGCAGCTCATCGATTCGGCATTGGCGAAGCACCCGAGCCTGCAAGCCATCGAAGAGCGCATCGCCGCCAGCGACTATGCGCTGAAGCGGGCGAAAAATTTCGACAATCCTCTGCTGGGACTCTCCGTCAACAATCTTCGCCTCGACGACTTCACCAACCGCTCTTTGGAGCCGATGCAGACCCAGGCCGTCACGATCACCCAGAAGTTTCCGTGGTTCGGCAAGCGTGACGCGAAAGAGGCGATCGAAGCGGCGAAGAAGGCCATGCTGTTTGCCACGAAAGAGGCGGCGGAAGCGGTGCTGGTGTCACGCATCCGACAAACGGCGTACGATCTGTGGAAAATCGACCGCCTTATCGATTTGACGAAAAAGACGATGGCACTGACGCGCCAAAACGTCGATCTTTACGAAGCCTACACCGCATCGGGCGAATCGGGCAAAGCCCATATGGGCATCATGTCGGCCGAGCTGGTGCTCACCCGCCTGCGCGTAACGCTTGCGAAGCTGCGTGCCGAGCGTTCGAAGCGTCTGGCGCTGCTGTCGTACCTGGCTTTTCAAAAAATCGACGATCTGCGCATCGACCTGCCCCAAAAAGCGCTACCGAGCCTCGACAGACTGATAAAACGCATCGATCGCAGTCCCGACCTGCAAACCCGAATCGCCCAGAAAGCGATCGTCGACAAAAGGTTGGCTTTCGACAAACTTCGTACCGCCATCGATCCGGTCGTCAAAGTGGGCTACTATCACCGCGAATCCTACGAAGACTACCTCTCCGTCGGGGTCGGTTTCGCCCTGCCCATCTACGGAACGGAACGAAGTATCGTCGAGGAGCGGCGAGCCAGACTTCTGGCACGACAAAGCGAGGTGATCGATACCCGCCAAAAACTGCTGGCCGAACTGGAAAAACTCCACGCCAAAGCCCGGAGCGCATCGGAAGTGGCACGGCTCATAGAAAAAGAGAGCCTCCCGAAGATCGACCATATGTTCGATCTGATCCGCTCCGACATCGCCGCCGGCGGTGATCTGTATAAATTCGTCGACCTTGTCGAACAGAAGCTGAATCTTCAGGCGCAAATGATCGAAGCGAAGGCCGACTACTACCGTACCGTGGCGCAAATCGACGCCACTTTGGGAGAAAAACGATGA
- a CDS encoding NAD(P)-binding domain-containing protein produces MDEKMHNLVIVGAGPAGIATAVESYILGIRDILLLEKDENHNATIRKYYKDNKRVDKDWKGQKVELDGNIYFVDGTKESTLDFFDQVLDHHSVELRTHTEVQKIVKKDDHFEVIVPGGAIKSRYVVVTIGRMGKPNKPDYKIPPSIRKRVHYTLDACGLGEKVLVVGGGDSAIEYAVDLAHKNDVTICYRRQTFRRANPTNQRDIANAIAHGEVRPYLGVDIEGLEESEDGKVRVLFTERDPETFDRVIYAIGGTTPSGFLQSSGIRVEDGKPVHDENYMTDIPGLYVAGDITQESGGSIALGLNHGYAIAHHIMAHIKNCPECKPLPIVE; encoded by the coding sequence ATGGATGAAAAAATGCACAATCTGGTCATCGTAGGGGCCGGGCCGGCGGGGATCGCGACGGCGGTCGAGAGTTACATATTGGGAATCCGGGATATTCTGCTGCTGGAAAAAGACGAGAACCACAACGCCACGATTCGCAAATACTACAAAGACAACAAACGGGTCGATAAGGATTGGAAAGGGCAGAAGGTGGAGCTGGACGGCAACATCTATTTCGTCGACGGCACCAAGGAGAGCACCCTCGATTTTTTCGACCAGGTACTCGACCATCACTCGGTGGAGCTTCGCACCCACACGGAGGTGCAGAAGATCGTCAAGAAGGATGACCACTTCGAAGTGATCGTCCCCGGTGGGGCGATCAAAAGCCGTTATGTGGTCGTCACGATCGGTCGCATGGGCAAGCCCAACAAACCCGATTACAAAATCCCGCCATCGATACGCAAACGGGTGCACTATACCCTTGATGCCTGTGGCCTTGGAGAGAAAGTGTTGGTGGTGGGTGGTGGCGACTCGGCGATCGAATACGCCGTCGATCTTGCGCACAAAAACGATGTCACCATCTGTTACCGTCGTCAGACGTTTCGTCGTGCCAATCCCACCAACCAGCGCGATATAGCCAACGCCATCGCCCATGGGGAAGTGCGTCCCTATCTTGGTGTCGACATCGAGGGGCTGGAAGAGTCGGAAGATGGGAAAGTACGCGTTCTGTTTACAGAGAGAGATCCGGAAACTTTCGACCGTGTGATCTATGCCATCGGGGGCACGACCCCGAGCGGTTTTCTACAAAGTTCCGGCATTCGCGTCGAAGACGGCAAACCGGTGCACGACGAAAACTACATGACCGACATTCCCGGGCTTTATGTCGCGGGGGACATTACCCAGGAGTCCGGCGGTTCGATCGCTCTTGGGCTCAATCACGGCTACGCAATCGCCCACCATATCATGGCTCATATCAAAAATTGCCCGGAATGCAAACCTCTGCCCATCGTCGAATGA
- a CDS encoding efflux RND transporter periplasmic adaptor subunit — protein sequence MKKWLIGTLLLPLSLLAEQPSVEQLFNVQTTQVKKETIRFSKTFYGLFVADEERIVNVSPRFDGYVVKLYKKSLYAPVKRGEPLAKVYAPAVFKAKEEYLNALRYAKKAPARGMVASARRKLQLLGVSKSEIDRVKRHRKADPLTQIYAPANGYLFEKHILEGGAFKSKSPLFRIVGLSRIRVEAKVSESDIVPVMQAKSFRITTRSLPKTFVGKHPYLYPRIEPETALATVRLDVANPEKRLIPGMFATVRAETAPKTVLVLPRTAVIRKMGRWFVFKAGEFEGEYEPVEVTVRPIDHDRFAILSGVKEGDEVVNKALFLIDSDAQINGLFQ from the coding sequence ATGAAAAAATGGCTGATAGGAACCTTGCTGTTGCCCCTGTCGCTGCTGGCCGAACAGCCGAGCGTGGAGCAGCTTTTCAATGTCCAAACGACGCAGGTGAAAAAAGAGACGATCCGATTTTCCAAAACCTTCTACGGCCTCTTCGTCGCCGACGAAGAGCGAATCGTCAACGTATCGCCGAGATTCGACGGCTATGTGGTGAAGCTTTACAAAAAGAGCCTCTATGCACCCGTCAAACGGGGCGAACCTCTCGCCAAAGTCTATGCACCGGCTGTCTTCAAAGCCAAGGAAGAGTACCTAAACGCCCTGCGCTACGCCAAAAAAGCGCCGGCCAGGGGGATGGTCGCCAGTGCCAGACGCAAACTGCAACTGCTTGGCGTTTCCAAATCCGAAATCGACCGGGTGAAGCGCCACCGCAAGGCCGACCCGCTGACGCAGATCTATGCACCGGCCAACGGCTATCTTTTCGAAAAGCATATCCTCGAAGGTGGCGCCTTCAAATCCAAATCGCCGCTCTTTCGCATTGTGGGGCTCTCGCGCATTCGCGTCGAAGCCAAAGTGAGCGAATCCGACATCGTGCCGGTGATGCAGGCCAAAAGCTTTCGCATCACCACCCGGAGCCTGCCCAAGACCTTCGTGGGAAAACACCCCTATCTCTATCCGCGCATCGAGCCCGAAACGGCGCTCGCGACGGTGCGGCTGGATGTGGCCAACCCTGAAAAGAGGTTGATTCCGGGTATGTTCGCCACCGTCCGTGCCGAAACGGCCCCCAAAACGGTGCTGGTACTGCCCAGAACCGCCGTGATACGCAAAATGGGGCGGTGGTTCGTCTTCAAAGCCGGGGAGTTCGAAGGGGAGTACGAACCCGTCGAGGTGACGGTGCGCCCCATCGATCACGATCGGTTCGCTATCCT
- a CDS encoding putative iron-sulfur cluster-binding metallochaperone: MIDKSDKKQYPTKHECRNPQQAENPVCPQCGKAAQTVPAVTLKYLLKSEAKAALETLEGFRFCKTSECGVVYFRDDIILWEDDLTVPVGIKEGTIPAMLCYCFGWSREKMADEIARTGKSHALEEIKARIKDSGCCCKILNPSGRCCLADIELALDTV; encoded by the coding sequence ATGATTGACAAGTCCGATAAAAAACAATATCCGACCAAGCATGAATGCCGCAATCCCCAACAAGCCGAAAATCCGGTGTGTCCCCAATGCGGCAAAGCTGCCCAAACCGTGCCTGCCGTCACACTCAAATACCTTCTCAAGTCCGAGGCGAAAGCCGCACTGGAAACGCTGGAAGGTTTCCGCTTCTGCAAAACCTCGGAATGCGGCGTCGTCTATTTCCGTGATGACATCATTCTGTGGGAAGATGACCTCACGGTACCCGTAGGCATCAAGGAAGGCACCATACCCGCAATGCTCTGCTACTGTTTCGGCTGGAGCCGTGAAAAGATGGCCGACGAGATAGCCCGCACCGGAAAAAGCCACGCATTGGAAGAGATCAAAGCGAGGATAAAAGATTCGGGATGCTGTTGCAAGATTCTCAATCCAAGCGGCCGATGCTGTCTTGCCGACATCGAACTGGCCCTCGACACGGTATAA
- a CDS encoding FixH family protein produces the protein MQNKIKTVLVAMVAAAITLHAAAFQKEVKYRSMKVVMISDKPLTVGNNHLKLEVLKSGKPLQNAKVALKIFMPAMPGMPYMESKTIAKPTGGGTYEATFNAAMGGTWQVHIFITTPASKKYRLKTSLNL, from the coding sequence ATGCAAAACAAAATCAAAACGGTGCTCGTCGCCATGGTAGCAGCGGCCATAACCCTCCATGCGGCAGCTTTTCAAAAAGAGGTGAAATACCGGTCGATGAAAGTGGTAATGATTTCCGACAAGCCGCTGACGGTGGGAAACAACCACTTGAAACTCGAAGTTCTCAAAAGCGGAAAACCCCTTCAAAACGCCAAAGTGGCACTGAAAATCTTCATGCCCGCCATGCCGGGCATGCCCTACATGGAGAGCAAAACCATCGCCAAACCAACAGGAGGCGGTACGTATGAAGCCACCTTCAACGCCGCGATGGGCGGTACCTGGCAGGTGCATATCTTTATCACCACACCGGCGAGCAAGAAGTATCGCCTCAAAACCTCTCTGAATCTGTAG
- a CDS encoding DUF692 domain-containing protein: MKGCGLGLRDTFADEIVKYADVIDFLEVVPENAMHMNRIEAKRFESIRERFEMVAHGLSLSLGDTIHLNEAHLARLKDFLDRYEIALYSEHLSFTSLDGVQSYELLPLPMTSEMVDGIVAKIDYVQEFLQRPLVIENPTYYTVLESTMEEAEFTVEILRRSGAKLLLDVNNVYVNAHNHRFNAEDFLDRLPISEVAYCHVAGHLEYRDDLFIDTHGTPVKTEVWDLLRQVMARKRVPVMLERDHNIPPLDALMKEFATMKEIHDGV; this comes from the coding sequence ATGAAAGGGTGCGGTCTGGGGCTTCGTGATACGTTCGCCGATGAGATTGTGAAGTATGCGGACGTGATCGATTTTCTTGAGGTGGTGCCGGAAAACGCGATGCACATGAACCGTATCGAGGCAAAACGCTTCGAATCCATCCGGGAAAGGTTCGAGATGGTCGCCCACGGTCTTTCCCTTTCACTGGGCGATACGATCCATCTGAACGAAGCGCATCTTGCACGACTGAAGGATTTTCTCGATCGTTACGAGATCGCTCTTTACTCGGAACACCTGAGTTTCACTTCTCTGGATGGGGTGCAGAGCTATGAACTGCTTCCCTTGCCGATGACTTCGGAGATGGTGGATGGCATTGTCGCCAAGATCGACTACGTCCAGGAGTTTCTGCAGCGTCCGCTCGTGATCGAAAACCCGACCTACTATACGGTACTCGAATCGACAATGGAAGAAGCGGAATTTACAGTGGAGATTTTGCGGCGCAGCGGAGCAAAACTGCTGCTGGATGTCAACAACGTCTATGTGAATGCCCACAACCATCGGTTCAATGCGGAGGATTTTTTGGACCGTCTACCCATATCCGAAGTTGCCTACTGTCACGTCGCCGGCCACCTGGAGTATCGGGATGACCTTTTCATCGATACCCACGGCACACCTGTCAAAACGGAGGTGTGGGATCTGTTGCGTCAGGTGATGGCGCGAAAAAGAGTGCCCGTCATGCTTGAGCGCGATCACAACATACCGCCGTTGGACGCACTGATGAAAGAGTTTGCCACGATGAAGGAGATACATGATGGCGTATGA
- a CDS encoding copper resistance protein B translates to MKKLLISTMLAASLFAEMNDDPLRATLLADRLEWQATDGDPVAWDVAAYAGYDIDKIYFYSEGAVQSDETESENELLYSRAVTPFWDLQGGLEMDTAGSERKVWGVLAIQGLAPYFIDTRIRLKISDEAVGVNFDFEYEALLTQRLILTPRIEMEAYSDDVPALGIGSGFSLLAMGLRLRYEFVREFAPYVGVEYLNGFGDTKKVYGMKEDTRFVAGVRFWF, encoded by the coding sequence ATGAAAAAGCTGCTGATTTCGACGATGCTGGCCGCATCGCTTTTCGCCGAGATGAACGACGATCCCCTCAGAGCCACGCTGCTTGCCGACCGCCTGGAGTGGCAGGCGACCGACGGCGATCCCGTCGCCTGGGACGTTGCCGCCTATGCAGGCTACGACATCGACAAAATCTACTTCTACTCCGAAGGGGCGGTACAGAGTGACGAAACGGAGAGCGAGAACGAACTGCTCTACAGCCGTGCCGTCACCCCGTTTTGGGACCTGCAGGGAGGCCTGGAGATGGATACGGCAGGGAGTGAGCGCAAGGTTTGGGGCGTATTGGCGATCCAGGGGCTGGCCCCCTATTTCATCGATACCCGTATTCGCCTCAAAATTTCGGACGAAGCGGTCGGGGTCAATTTCGATTTCGAGTACGAAGCGCTGCTGACCCAGCGGCTGATCCTCACGCCCCGTATCGAGATGGAAGCCTACAGCGACGATGTGCCTGCTCTTGGCATCGGCTCGGGCTTCTCATTACTGGCGATGGGATTGCGTCTGCGTTACGAGTTCGTCCGGGAATTCGCCCCCTATGTGGGGGTGGAGTATCTCAACGGGTTTGGAGACACAAAAAAGGTCTATGGCATGAAAGAAGATACCCGCTTCGTCGCCGGCGTGAGGTTCTGGTTTTGA
- a CDS encoding copper resistance system multicopper oxidase, which translates to MSKMTRRTFLQSAAVATLLYGVSPTRSLADGGENDGIGATTGSPSILKGNTFHLTIDRTVVNITGKPAIATTVNGTMPGPTLVWREGEEVTIHVTNRLPVSTSIHWHGIILPPEMDGVPDISFDGIAPGETFTYCFKVKQHGTYWYHSHSGFQEQTGLHGALVILPRNPGDEPFEYDRDYVIALSDWSDEKPESIYRKLKIQSDYYNFNQRTVGDFFHEVAEKGFVEAFKARKMWNEMRMSDRDLSDVTAYTYTFLMNGRTDAQDWHALFRPGEKVRLRFINQSAMTIFDVRIPGLKMRVVAADGNPVQPVDVEEFRIAVAESYDVIVEPEEGSYCLFAQSIDRSGFVGGTLSSRNGVRAKRPPMEKPQSLTMADMGMGGWRSTGGMSHETMKMDHGKMKMDMPHKTPWPVTPLPMRKGVAWTMTAMDPRYRLDDPGVGLRHNGRRVLTYADLRNYRSTADDPKPDREIVLHLTGNMERYIWAINGIKYADAQPLRFHYGERLRITFINDTMMPHPMHLHGMWSDLETGDDTRLVRKHTVLVQPGAKISYRVTVDARGSWAYHCHMLYHMLGMFRKVEVV; encoded by the coding sequence ATGTCGAAAATGACAAGAAGAACCTTTTTGCAAAGTGCTGCCGTGGCGACACTCTTATATGGCGTGTCTCCGACACGCTCTCTCGCCGATGGTGGAGAGAATGATGGGATCGGTGCCACCACAGGCAGCCCTTCGATCCTGAAGGGCAACACGTTTCACCTGACCATCGACCGGACGGTCGTGAACATCACCGGCAAACCCGCCATCGCCACGACGGTCAATGGGACGATGCCCGGGCCCACGCTGGTATGGCGGGAAGGGGAAGAGGTTACGATCCACGTCACCAACCGCCTGCCCGTCTCCACCTCCATCCACTGGCACGGCATCATCCTGCCGCCGGAGATGGACGGGGTTCCCGACATCAGTTTCGACGGGATCGCACCGGGTGAAACCTTCACCTACTGTTTCAAGGTAAAGCAGCACGGCACCTACTGGTACCACTCCCACAGCGGATTCCAGGAGCAGACCGGGCTGCATGGAGCGTTGGTCATTCTTCCACGAAATCCCGGTGACGAACCCTTCGAATACGACCGGGACTATGTGATTGCCCTTTCGGACTGGAGCGACGAAAAGCCCGAATCGATCTATCGGAAACTCAAAATCCAGAGCGACTACTACAACTTCAACCAGCGAACCGTCGGAGACTTCTTTCACGAAGTGGCCGAAAAAGGGTTCGTCGAAGCCTTCAAAGCCCGTAAGATGTGGAACGAGATGCGTATGAGTGATAGGGATCTCTCCGACGTCACCGCCTACACCTATACCTTTTTGATGAACGGCCGCACCGATGCCCAGGATTGGCACGCCCTTTTCAGACCCGGCGAAAAGGTGCGGCTGCGCTTCATCAACCAATCGGCGATGACCATCTTCGACGTGCGCATTCCTGGGCTGAAAATGCGCGTCGTGGCAGCCGACGGCAACCCGGTGCAGCCGGTGGATGTGGAGGAATTCCGTATCGCCGTGGCGGAGAGTTACGATGTCATCGTCGAACCCGAAGAGGGGAGCTACTGCCTCTTCGCCCAGAGCATCGACCGCTCGGGATTTGTCGGGGGCACCCTTTCGAGTCGAAACGGCGTCCGGGCGAAACGGCCCCCGATGGAGAAGCCGCAATCCTTGACGATGGCGGACATGGGCATGGGTGGCTGGAGATCCACCGGCGGCATGAGCCATGAAACGATGAAGATGGACCATGGGAAGATGAAGATGGATATGCCCCACAAAACCCCGTGGCCCGTCACGCCGCTGCCGATGCGAAAAGGGGTCGCATGGACGATGACGGCGATGGATCCCCGCTACCGCCTGGACGACCCGGGCGTGGGGCTGCGCCACAACGGGCGGCGGGTGCTCACCTACGCCGACTTGCGCAACTACCGCTCCACCGCCGACGACCCGAAGCCCGACCGGGAGATCGTGCTGCACCTGACGGGCAATATGGAGCGCTACATCTGGGCGATCAACGGCATCAAATACGCCGACGCCCAGCCGCTGCGATTTCACTACGGCGAGCGGCTGCGCATCACCTTCATCAACGATACGATGATGCCCCACCCGATGCACCTGCACGGTATGTGGAGCGACCTGGAGACCGGAGACGATACCCGACTGGTTCGCAAACATACGGTCCTTGTCCAACCTGGGGCGAAAATCAGCTATCGCGTCACCGTCGACGCCCGAGGGAGCTGGGCTTACCACTGCCACATGCTCTACCACATGCTCGGCATGTTCAGAAAAGTGGAGGTGGTGTGA
- a CDS encoding HvfC/BufC family peptide modification chaperone, which produces MMAYETMQRFFEAIREGRAAEYRHGDIYEQLVRYRFDEALGSTFPRFRSRIGEARWTKLLRRFIASGSAHSPFVWQMASDFRQSVQKGIDRPLRHLLWFEWQEVALTRLTMPKRRKIAKVDFSKRYRLGKRARLKKLVCDVSDEDNRQIGVYWTLVWQTFSGESAWMRLTPFMGELLAACDGKNRLGKTVGTISPRFRIRPGDARDILKEGLLPLLASNIVV; this is translated from the coding sequence ATGATGGCGTATGAGACGATGCAGCGCTTTTTCGAAGCTATCAGAGAAGGGAGGGCGGCGGAGTATCGGCATGGCGATATCTACGAACAGCTTGTCCGGTACCGTTTCGATGAAGCGCTTGGAAGCACCTTCCCCCGTTTTCGGTCCCGTATCGGCGAGGCTCGGTGGACAAAACTGCTGCGTCGGTTTATCGCTTCCGGTTCGGCGCACTCCCCATTTGTTTGGCAGATGGCTTCAGATTTCAGACAATCCGTCCAAAAAGGTATAGACCGGCCGCTGCGGCATCTGCTTTGGTTCGAATGGCAGGAAGTGGCCCTGACACGCCTGACTATGCCCAAACGGCGGAAAATCGCAAAAGTCGATTTTTCGAAACGTTACCGTCTGGGCAAACGAGCCAGACTGAAAAAGCTCGTCTGTGATGTGTCCGATGAAGACAATCGGCAGATCGGGGTCTACTGGACACTGGTGTGGCAGACTTTTTCCGGTGAAAGTGCCTGGATGCGCCTGACACCCTTCATGGGCGAGCTGCTCGCTGCATGCGATGGCAAAAATCGTCTCGGGAAAACGGTTGGAACGATATCCCCGAGATTTCGTATCCGACCGGGTGATGCCCGCGATATTCTCAAAGAGGGATTGTTGCCGCTGCTGGCATCGAATATCGTCGTTTGA